The sequence below is a genomic window from Harmonia axyridis chromosome 1, icHarAxyr1.1, whole genome shotgun sequence.
attaaatctttaTCTTAAATCCTAAAATAAGTGGACTAAATAGTCCATTCATTCACATTTCTGGCAACTAAGTCCTGTTTATCGGTTTTTTGTCTAAGGACTGACGCACCGCTTGAACGAAATGAGGTGTAACGCGATCAAACAATATGAATCCTTacatataaatttattattcttgAAGACCTTTAATATCAAAACTTCGGAACTAATCATAATAATCTTTATCGGTGTTAATATAAATATACTATATTATTCTCACATGCCAAACGCATCAGCGACTATATTATAAAAACCGCTCctctaaaataaaataataaaatgaacaaaatccACTAAAGTTGTATGGATTATCCAAAACgaccaaaaaaattaatcaaaatttaaattaaaagaCTGAATAAACTGCCACATCTATTGAGTTGTTTCTAGTCTAGATATGATTTCTGATCTTTCGAACAGCGAGCGCTACATATTGTATTTTCTATAATGCTAAGTTAATCGTGATTCCGCATAGATGGCACATTATGTACGTGTGGCGTCCTCTTTGAGCAGATTCTACAACCATTGATTTATCATTTTTCTGGCGATTATATCTGATCTACCaaggccaaaaaaaaaatatgacatTATCAAAGCTTTGATGGTTCAAAATTAACCTTACTTTATcggttattcaaaaataaacgtGAATTTCGAAGGAATATAGTAACTAATGggatatattcatattaatTGTTGATTTATAAAACACAATGAAGCGAGTTATCGTAGAAGAAAGTGACGGTGCGTTTTAATAAATACGTAATGTATATATGTTGACTTAACTTTATTCGTCTTTTCGCAGATTCAAGAAGTGAGGACGAGAATGTCTTATCCGGCAACGAGGACGAAGTTAATTCTGGAGAAGAAGAGAACTTTGCCAGTGATGAAGGTGAAACAAGTGATGACCAAGGCTCTGATGCTGAGAATGGTTCAAAGAATTCAGCATGGGCAGATTCAGTATCCAAGATTTTAAAAAGTAAACCTAAACCCAATAAACCTCTAGTGCTCTCTAAAGCAAAAAAATTGACTGATGTGAAAGCTAAACCTAAAGAATCAGAATTTGAAGTAGTACAGGAAGATGGGGAAATTAAAAAAGAACTGGTTGAAGATAAACCAGTCGAAGAAAAGAAAGAAACCAAGGTTAAGAGAAAAAGGGTAAGTCTTTAGTAACTACTTATTGATATTGAACAACTTGTtgattcaaatatttaaatGCAATATTCAGAGACATTACttgataatattaaaatataaaatgGTCTTTAACACATTAACTGCCACCTGTAGAGACGGCAGTCAAGTGACTTGATACTTGTAGCGCCAAACGAAACTGTGGCATATCCCGAAAATTGCTATGTGCTTTTCTCCACTaagtattgaaataaaaaacgcATATCATAATTTAGAATTTCCCTTTATTTAcggaaattattttgtattgGTAGCCGGCTGTACAGGTCGCGTACAAGAGAATTTCGTATATTGGAAATCACTGATAATCCTATGCGGCAGTCAACATGTTAATACAGaagtaattgaaataatttattgtgTTTGAATCTTGACTCAACATTTTTATTGTATCCCATGTACTAACACTGAAATCtcatacttatttatttttcagacaaaagAAATTCCCGGTTTAAGAGTGAAACCTGATATTTTGGAAAAAGATCGAGAGAGGATTCTTACTAAAGTAGCTACAAGGGGTGTTGTTCAGTTGTTTAATGCTGTTAGGAATCAACAGAaagatatcaataaaaaattatatgaggCTGGTCCTTTAGAAGTGAGAAAAGAAAAAGTAATGAAAAGTATTGATAAGAATACTTTCTTAGATACTTTAATGGGTCAGAAATCTGAACAAGTTGATGAAGTTCTGGCAAAAGAAGAACATATtccaaagaaaattaaattagatAAAGAGGATAATAGCGGAAAAGTTTGGGATGTTCTGAAAGATAACTATATGATGGATGCTAAAATGAAGGATTGGGATAAAGAATTGGATAGTGACTTGGAATTAGAGACTGCATAAacagtttgttttttttgataaattgctaTACCAATagattgaatgaaaattatgtTCTTTCTTCACTAAATTCAACATCCAAAATTAAAATGTACATATTATGAAGCTAGTGTTATCAACTGCATAGGTTAAATAAATACTTATGCTGTCATGATGGAATaagaattttgtaatatttttacaataaatgttatttattatttttcatatttatttatttagactCCGACAACCAGAAAGTAAATTGTGAAATTAGTGTATaatttgttttatgaaataCTATTCCGTTTCAACTGacaattttaattaaataaaatactgcactacaatattattattaaaaaattgaTGAGTTGAGGAACACCtatgtttttttatatataactcaaaaaaggaaattcaaattgcACTGATGCAAACCATATTCGTATAGTGAACACCATGAGTCTGGAAGAGATCTTCAGAAGACAATGAACGCACATTAGTGTAAATGAAAGttcattcatttattgattacaCCTTCCATGGGAACCCTTAATTGGGATAATTTCCACTTCTATCACAATAAATAAATGTGTAAATTGAATACAAAATAAAACCTTTGCATTATTCAATCCTAAAAATGTCATGACTATGATGAAAGATATTAAGGGCCGGTTgcaacattgattaaaaatttaaacgttgattactttatgatttctcaagagaaatcagaaattaatcaatgtttaggcaaatggtgcaactggccctaaggGTATTCAGTATcatctcaaaataatttttgaatcttTAAAATTCATAGATTGACTTCTCAAGTGAATAGGATCAATGTGATATTGTAACCAGTAACTACCAAGCTtgattatatatacatataatctTCCAAACATAAACTACAACTTCCAGGGGGATTAGATGAAAATTTCCATATAACAATGATTTATAATAAATGtgtataattattattcattactGTCGAAGCAATAATAAACCAAATACAAAACATTTTAGCAGCATGATCAGTTTTGTTCCTTTTGATTGTAAATGAACATACATCTTTTAATTAATTTTACCTCTTCAATATTCAACTTCTACACTTCTTATCACATAGTTGCGCCGCCTCTGGAATTGTGAATAAGGTATTTTTTAGCGTGTTTTCGGTTAAAATAATGTGCGTGAAAATTGAATTGTATTGTGGTAAATAAAAGATTGTTAATAGTTAGACCATTTATTCAATATGCATTCAGGCCaagataaattcaatatttttaattcattgACTGGTATTGTTGCTGGTTTAGAAGGTGAATATACAACAATCGATTTAAGAAACGAAGCCATAGTTACTGGAAAAATCGAAAGTGTTGATGGACAGATGAATATAAATATGGAGGACGTTACTTTTTATGATGCAAGAGGTACAATTAGTTCATAacataacatatttgatatCTATAGACCTatagttattttgatttaaaaaatttgaggtTAATTAACTAATTATCTATAGAACATAGAAATGTCTTACTACTTCCAGTGGTGgcgaaaattgaatattcaaatttttgaatatttccttTTCTTGTATTAGGTATATTTCGTTATGAATTAATGTTGTTTTTGGAATTTTAGGTATTAAACAATCCTTTGAAAAATTCTATGTCAAAGCTCGAACTATCCGCCATGTAcatattccaaaaaatttttctccTGAGGAATTGTTTTCAAGACAagagaagaaaatattcaagaagaaggAAGTAAAAGGAAAACGTACATTCAAAGAAATTCGTGCTAAAAGGAATAATGCAGAAACTATAAAAGAAGCTTtcaaaaaagattgaaaaattcttaGTTGAAAGAACTCTTGTTGAAGTTGGATGTTAATTACTTCGACATTGATTCTTTTTAAGTGATAGAGAAGTCTGATAGACTCCAATTCAACCTATACATTTTGtactaatgaaataaatactaataaaataaatgaccATTTTTGTGGTATACTCTATGAGTTTTTTTCAACTTGTAAACGTCATTAAGACCATAACCTCTTAGCTATTGTTTTGGTTTGATAACGTTGAACCCGTTGCAATATTTACGAAAGAAATTCGATTAGTTGGGACGCCTCTTCAGATTTAAATGGGTAGAACCTCGAAGGTCGTTGTTTGTGGTATGAAAGGTGTAGGTAAAACAGCTATTCTGCATCAAGTTATTTATGGAAATGTAACAACAAAAACAGTAAGACTAGGTCACAACGTAGGAGAAacataatttaattcaaattcttTCAAGGAATTCTATCCCACTATTGAGGATATTTATGTGGCTAATATTGAGTGTGATAAAGGTACACGAGAGAAAGTTAGATTTTACGATACGGCAGGTATAGAACAATCTCATACAAGCACAGCTAATGGTACTACAAATCAACAATTGCCAAGACATTACCTAGCCTGGGCAGATGGATATATTCTTGTTTATGATACTGAAAAATCGGAATCTCTTGATATACTAGTtgcattgaaaaaagatatagaTCGAAATAAAGATAAGAAAGAGGTAAAGTCTCCACAATGATCAATTTATGTTACtgtcttttttttttaggtCATTATTACTGTCATAGCTAATAAAACTAAAGAAGTAGAGAACAATGGATTTGAATCTACTATAAGTAAGGCAACTGCTTGGTGTAATCGAGAGAAATTGAGGCATTTTACTGTGAGTGCATTTGAAAGAAAGTCTCTCTATGAACCCTTCGTTTATATAACCAATAAATTAAACCCATCTCCAAATAAAAGTACTTTTACTCCATTGTCAATGACAAGAAAAGTCTTGAAGGATTCTGTAGGGTAAATTTTGAACTctgttattatattatattatatttattcaccgttaatgaatttttgaatatttattatttatttcggccTTATACAATTATGATCTGATTTCCTAAAATTGGCAGTGcttatcaactttttttataaTCTATTTGATAGGAATGTCATATTCTTTCCTATTTatctattaatattatttttgtctcATATCTCGCAAATTGTGGTATTTTCCTACTTTCGAATTAGTACCCAAACTATATGATTTTGAATCGGTTCAGTATTGTATTTAACTAGTAAGTCGATTGATggattcacttttttttttagttaagTGTAATTCATTAATTGTGCCAAATTACTTGATCTCTTGAATAAATCTTATCATTTATAGTTGATTCCTGATAAAACTTGAATCATATTAATTGATTTGATATTAGAATATTGTTATTATCCAAATGTAGTCTCAATAAAATGCAGTTTTTGCAATCTTAAGTTTTATTGAATGATAATAGATTTCTTACACACTAGGAAAGTATTGGTTACTTttcttgaaatataaaaatatgcaaatcaTAAAGAACCAAACTctgttttagaaaaaaatattgattgttgaACAACTTAGTAAATAAAATCATGTATTTGATttgtaaaatttatttaattatacaGAAATTGATATACTAGTGCACTGAATatctaaaaatatcaaaaaaacacTTATATCTCTACATATATACAAAAGCTAAGATTCATATAAAAATActtaaaatcgaataaaaattcgAATACTTTAATAGGTCGTTCAGCAGTTAACAAAATGTTTCTTCAAAGATTTACATTCTTCTTCAATTGCTTGAGGTAAATCTTGTCCAACTTGATCGTGGAAATATTTCTCGATAGAACTTATCTGAAAATAGTAAACATCATTAGTAAAACTTATTATAAATCATTAGATAagagataattatttttttattattgagcGATATAGTACCTCTTGTTTCCAAAACTCAGGATCAATTCTGAACAACTCATCAAAGTCTATATCAGATAATCCCTCAAAGTTCATGGAGTTTTTCTTGGGGATAAAACCAATAGGTGTTTTTGAGGCACAGTCTTCGTTATCCAGTCTTCTTAAAATCCAGTCTAAAACTCTACAGTTCTCTCCAAAACCAGGCCATAAAAATTGGCCTTCGTTACTCTTCCTGAACCAATTCACAAGGAATACTTTTGGGAGTTGGTTAGTGCGTTTCTCCATACTCAGCCAGTGGTCCAAATAGTGGCCGAAGTTGTAACCAAAGAATGGCCTCATTGCAAACGGGTCATGCATTATAACTTTACCCTAAAACGAAAAGTACACAATGAAAGCAACTTTTTCAACCATGAGATAAATGATAAGTGTaagttttagtttttttttatcatagttACCTTGTGTTCTGCTGCAGCTGTAGCTTCACTCCTCAGTGAAGCTCCCATGAAGACTGCATGTTTCCAGTTCTTGGCTTCTGTTATGAGAGGAACTCCTGCGGGTCTTCTGCCACCAAAAAGAATAGCAGAAATTGGTACGCCTTCTGGGGATTCCCACAAGGGATCAATTATTGGGCATTGGCTTGCAGGTGTGCAAAATCTGTAATAGGGATAAGTAATTTATAAAACATCTGGTATATAGGTTGATAACATATTAAAAAAGCACCTCTGTTCTCAAGCAGAACTTTTGGAGAAAAGAATCATCAAATAATATTAGAGCTTGTGCTAGTAAGGGTAACCAGTTATGTTCTATGTAGCACTATTAATATGGTTTTACCAGATTTATTGTTGGTGTTCTTACCTTGAGTTAGGGTGAGCAGCTGGAGTCTTGCTTGTCTTCCTGTTCCAGGGTTTTCCCCTCCAATCTGTTATTTCCACATTCTCATCAATATCATTCTCCATACCTTCCCAATATACACCTCCATCACTGGTCTTAGCCACGTTGGTGAAAATGGTATTCTTGAAGATGGTCTTCATAGCAATAGGATTGCTGGAGTTGGAAGTACCAGGAGCTACTCCAAAGAACCCGTTTTCGGGATTGATAGCCCTAAGTTGGTTGTTTTCATCGAAACGCATCCAAGCAATATCATCACCTACGCATTCCACTTGGTAACCTGGCAAAGTTGGGGTCATCATGGCCAAGTTTGTCTTGCCGCAAGCAGATGGGAAAGCTGCAGCTATGTAGCGTTTGACGCCATTTTTGGTGATGCCAAGGATCTGAAAGAACATTAGTTGTTTAGCTGGATAGCCTAAGAAGTCAAGAAAAAACTGACGATCAGTTTTAAACAACAAATCGCCTGTACGTGAGTAGGCATCTTAACTATTGAACTATATAGTTTGTTCCCGGATAAGAAGTTAGGAATTCAAAGACTGATTTTCACTTACCAGCATGTGTTCTGCTAACCATCCTTCTTTTTTGGCAATGGTGGATCCTATTCTTAGAGCGAAACATTTCTTTCCCAATAAAGAATTACCTCCATACCCACTACCGTAGGAGACAATTTCCATGTTCTGCGGTCTAGAAAGAGAAAAGTTTATTAGCAATGTTCCTAATCGTCTATAAAAGAACTTCATGATACGCAATCTTTGTATGAAGATTACATAATAGAACAACGTCTCAAATTAGATGCTGCCACCAACTAATGATTCTAACGATATTAGGTCAAAAATTGATGACCCATGATAATTTGGTTTAATAATTCAAGCATGGTAGATTCATGCTACTGAAAGTCTACCTTCTCGCTGAATTGTGTAGTTTAGAGGTAGTTATACTGAAAATTTCACATACAGAGTAGGTGCCCGAATttagaaattaattaaaatttcaaattacttATGAGTTTAGCTCTGCAAATAATG
It includes:
- the LOC123679751 gene encoding RRP15-like protein, producing the protein MKRVIVEESDDSRSEDENVLSGNEDEVNSGEEENFASDEGETSDDQGSDAENGSKNSAWADSVSKILKSKPKPNKPLVLSKAKKLTDVKAKPKESEFEVVQEDGEIKKELVEDKPVEEKKETKVKRKRTKEIPGLRVKPDILEKDRERILTKVATRGVVQLFNAVRNQQKDINKKLYEAGPLEVRKEKVMKSIDKNTFLDTLMGQKSEQVDEVLAKEEHIPKKIKLDKEDNSGKVWDVLKDNYMMDAKMKDWDKELDSDLELETA
- the LOC123680722 gene encoding U7 snRNA-associated Sm-like protein LSm10, coding for MHSGQDKFNIFNSLTGIVAGLEGEYTTIDLRNEAIVTGKIESVDGQMNINMEDVTFYDARGIKQSFEKFYVKARTIRHVHIPKNFSPEELFSRQEKKIFKKKEVKGKRTFKEIRAKRNNAETIKEAFKKD
- the LOC123680713 gene encoding NF-kappa-B inhibitor-interacting Ras-like protein, with amino-acid sequence MGRTSKVVVCGMKGVGKTAILHQVIYGNVTTKTEFYPTIEDIYVANIECDKGTREKVRFYDTAGIEQSHTSTANGTTNQQLPRHYLAWADGYILVYDTEKSESLDILVALKKDIDRNKDKKEVIITVIANKTKEVENNGFESTISKATAWCNREKLRHFTVSAFERKSLYEPFVYITNKLNPSPNKSTFTPLSMTRKVLKDSVG
- the LOC123680699 gene encoding phosphoenolpyruvate carboxykinase [GTP]-like isoform X1 is translated as MPEFGEGYEESASCGSEIGRFNKQLKQSSHGFFHHLRGVSVIYGDINVLTEKARSYVEDKVDLCRPKNIHICDGSDAENTNLLSLLQKQGTIEPLPKYKNCWLARTNPADTARVESKTFICTEKKTDTIPTPTEGVKGTLGNWMAPQQMDQAVVERFNNCMKNRTMYVIPFSMGPVGSSLSKIGIQITDSPYVVASMRIMTRIGENVAKVMTEDTEFVKCLHSVGTPANGVVEMPSWPCDPERTLIMHKPQNMEIVSYGSGYGGNSLLGKKCFALRIGSTIAKKEGWLAEHMLILGITKNGVKRYIAAAFPSACGKTNLAMMTPTLPGYQVECVGDDIAWMRFDENNQLRAINPENGFFGVAPGTSNSSNPIAMKTIFKNTIFTNVAKTSDGGVYWEGMENDIDENVEITDWRGKPWNRKTSKTPAAHPNSRFCTPASQCPIIDPLWESPEGVPISAILFGGRRPAGVPLITEAKNWKHAVFMGASLRSEATAAAEHKGKVIMHDPFAMRPFFGYNFGHYLDHWLSMEKRTNQLPKVFLVNWFRKSNEGQFLWPGFGENCRVLDWILRRLDNEDCASKTPIGFIPKKNSMNFEGLSDIDFDELFRIDPEFWKQEISSIEKYFHDQVGQDLPQAIEEECKSLKKHFVNC
- the LOC123680699 gene encoding phosphoenolpyruvate carboxykinase [GTP]-like isoform X2, whose amino-acid sequence is MGVSILLRRCGSEIGRFNKQLKQSSHGFFHHLRGVSVIYGDINVLTEKARSYVEDKVDLCRPKNIHICDGSDAENTNLLSLLQKQGTIEPLPKYKNCWLARTNPADTARVESKTFICTEKKTDTIPTPTEGVKGTLGNWMAPQQMDQAVVERFNNCMKNRTMYVIPFSMGPVGSSLSKIGIQITDSPYVVASMRIMTRIGENVAKVMTEDTEFVKCLHSVGTPANGVVEMPSWPCDPERTLIMHKPQNMEIVSYGSGYGGNSLLGKKCFALRIGSTIAKKEGWLAEHMLILGITKNGVKRYIAAAFPSACGKTNLAMMTPTLPGYQVECVGDDIAWMRFDENNQLRAINPENGFFGVAPGTSNSSNPIAMKTIFKNTIFTNVAKTSDGGVYWEGMENDIDENVEITDWRGKPWNRKTSKTPAAHPNSRFCTPASQCPIIDPLWESPEGVPISAILFGGRRPAGVPLITEAKNWKHAVFMGASLRSEATAAAEHKGKVIMHDPFAMRPFFGYNFGHYLDHWLSMEKRTNQLPKVFLVNWFRKSNEGQFLWPGFGENCRVLDWILRRLDNEDCASKTPIGFIPKKNSMNFEGLSDIDFDELFRIDPEFWKQEISSIEKYFHDQVGQDLPQAIEEECKSLKKHFVNC